One Pseudorasbora parva isolate DD20220531a chromosome 8, ASM2467924v1, whole genome shotgun sequence DNA window includes the following coding sequences:
- the eml2 gene encoding echinoderm microtubule-associated protein-like 2 isoform X3, which produces MKKSTSKTKECTFNADDGYVRMFIRGRPVTMHIPDQQKEAYSLDHKVAQPERKLKLQWVYGYRGRDCRSNLYLLPTGEIVYFNASVVVLYNVEEQQQRHYLGHNDDVKCLAIHPDMVTIATGQVAGTSKEGKPLQPHVRVWDSVSLNTLHVIGAGVFDRAVTCVAFSKSNGGAHLCAVDDANEHILSVWDWQKEKQLAEVKCSNDSVLGAVFHPMEANLIVTCGKSHINFWTMEGNTLTKRQGLFEKHEKPKYVLCIAFAENGDAITGDSSGNIYIWAKGGNKISQVVSGAHEGGIFSLCVLKDGTLVSGGGKDRRVLQWDHDYRKKNEIEVPEAFGPVRTLAEGKQDELFVGTTRNAVLRGSFSGSLTPIVQGHTDELWGLDVHPSTEQFVTCGQDKQVYLWDTSSHLPLWSKAIEDPGRSIGFHPSGTVLAVGTMTGRWLVLDTDTHDLVSMHTDGNEIISVIKYSPDGAYLAVGSHDNFVYIYSITENGRKYSRVGKCTGHSSFVTHLDWSANSQFIVTNSGDYEILFWEASSGKHVTSADAVRNLEWATSTCVLGFSVFGIWPEGADGTDINAVCRSHDNKLLASADDFGKVHLFSNPCCQPRAPSHVYGGHSSHVTNVAFLHDDSCLISTGGKDTSILQWVLA; this is translated from the exons ATGAAGAAATCAACCAG CAAAACCAAAGAGTGCACCTTCAATGCTG ATGATGGTTATGTTAGGATGTTCATACGTGGACGTCCAGTCACCATGCATATTCCAGACCAGCAGAAGGAAGCCTACAGccttgaccacaaggtggcgcagCCAGAGCGCAAGCTAAAACTTCAGTGGGT TTATGGCTATAGGGGAAGAGACTGCCGTTCCAACCTCTATCTTTTGCCGACGGGAGAGATTGTGTACTTCAATGCTTCTGTGGTCGTGCTATACAATGTTGAAGAGCAGCAACAAAGACACTATCTGGGCCATAATGATGATGTCAAGtg TTTGGCCATCCATCCAGACATGGTCACCATAGCAACCGGACAAGTTGCAGGAACATCCAAAGAAGGCAAA CCTTTGCAACCTCATGTCCGTGTCTGGGACTCGGTCAGTCTGAACACTCTTCATGTGATCGGAGCAGGTGTGTTCGACAGAGCTGTCACCTGTGTTGCCTTCTCCAAGTCG AATGGTGGTGCTCATTTGTGTGCGGTTGACGATGCAAATGAGCACATTTTGTCTGTTTGGGACTGGCAGAAAGAAAAGCAGCTGGCTGAGGTTAAG TGTTCCAATGACTCAGTGCTGGGTGCTGTCTTCCACCCTATGGAGGCCAACCTTATTGTCACCTGCGGGAAGTCTCACATTAACTTTTGGACAATGGAAGGGAATACTCTTACAAAGCGCCAGGGACTGTTTGAG AAACATGAAAAACCCAAGTATGTACTCTGCATCGCTTTTGCTGAGAATGGAGATGCAATCACAGGAGATTCTAGTGGAAACATCTACATCTGGGCTAAAG GTGGAAACAAGATCAGCCAGGTGGTTTCGGGAGCCCATGAGGGTGGGAtcttctctctgtgtgtgctGAAGGATGGAACGCTGGTGTCAGGAGGAGGGAAAGACCGCAGGGTGCTGCAGTGGGACCATGATTACCGCAAAAAAAACGAGATTGAG GTTCCTGAGGCCTTTGGCCCTGTCCGCACTCTAGCTGAAGGAAAACAGGACGAGCTGTTTGTGGGAACAACCCGAAACGCTGTTCTACGGGGCTCTTTTTCTGGTTCCCTCACTCCTATTGTTCAG GGTCACACTGATGAGTTGTGGGGCTTGGATGTGCATCCTAGTACTGAGCAGTTTGTGACATGTGGTCAAGACAAGCAGGTCTATCTCTGGGACACCTCTTCCCATCTGCCTCTGTGGAGCAAGGCCATCGAG gaCCCTGGACGTTCCATTGGATTTCATCCCAGTGGCACTGTGCTTGCCGTGGGCACCATGACTGGAAG GTGGTTGGTGCTGGACACTGACACCCATGATCTCGTCTCTATGCATACAGACGGCAATGAAATCATCTCAGTTATTAAATATTCTCCAG ATGGGGCGTACCTTGCCGTGGGTTCCCATGACAACTTTGTTTACATCTACTCCATTACTGAGAATGGCAGGAAATACAGCCGTGTTGGCAAATGCACT GGACACTCCAGCTTTGTCACTCATCTCGACTGGTCTGCCAACAGCCAGTTTATTGTAACCAACTCAGGCGACTATGAGATCTTATTCT GGGAGGCATCCAGTGGAAAGCATGTAACTAGTGCAGATGCAGTGCGTAATCTAGAGTGGGCCACCTCCACCTGTGTGCTGGGTTTCAGTGTGTTTG GGATCTGGCCTGAGGGTGCTGATGGAACAGACATTAATGCTGTATGCAGATCACATGACAACAAACTCCTTGCCTCggctgatgattttggcaaagTGCACTTGTTTTCTAACCCCTGTTGCCAGCCAAGG GCTCCCAGCCATGTCTATGGTGGACATAGCAGCCATGTGACCAATGTTGCCTTTCTGCATGACGACAGTTGTCTTATTTCTACTGGTGGGAAAGACACCAGCATTCTTCAATGGGTGCTCGCTTAG